One segment of Natronosalvus halobius DNA contains the following:
- a CDS encoding Eco57I restriction-modification methylase domain-containing protein, which yields MSELSESISEHLPDDFDEVVEDPNFGEETAAKNYGVPILKELGLEHADYEEIIESGDRPDFVWSDKDGITRIVGELKKPWDEDRSEDNPRYKIEQAIEEARIYNDQLKLKYILATDGRYIFFSNEYDSPASELELDLLEVYQNTNSDSVERTAAQLETRIMQTYSGEWNDHPSERNISNDGIFQEFIKASRAALNEDLFPSIQRRFTAYQNQYEEFEEELDDIDEKREKLREEYRDYIDWEPYRDTIDTLAEDLQFDYEDHLDGAASSSNLNEGKWIDRAGEFREELIGFRNDVSELKSEYVHSRDWHDKWQEWLVLTGKDYESASKSDKEEIRETFQLQTLNVLYNRLLLIRTFEDLGIIGQVISDGFIKFFDEKVQLRNNKYTEPLTTASRQAEEVYSPLFRRDTPHDWYHYEEDVLKTVLRRFDNFNFRDIDRDIFGEMYQQCLDSEKRKRLGAFYTPPQAVHFLMDYSGFTTQESNIARAGDKVLDPACGSGTFVLEAMSRVIGSLKDSGYDFTRDDDFLEAIGVINEKLRGFDIDPFAVQLAQSNLLIRVLQERYSGSGGNTHLEMPSFSTYETDSLLTVKETGQVDKDRFYRARENDPENLDNIIEAKEDDYEWVFGNPPYVRTHNQDPRVSEEYDSLHDTFGDEQSDIFLAFIEQALEWLDDGGRLAFVISNKLLVTDASEDAMQFMLDNATIDFVGDLTRCKIFGIDVNVFPILIVLTKRSGDEYEQEREENETQVAKIYPKGSKETNEWGHALDYVASEIIEWRDEPSDYDFEDNFESDEYPDVTNEDTYDTYTVAQNRFTENWSDWADVLKLNYQITDDLWDVVQEMEDTDDCVPLKNICPTLEDGGGRGGPPSRGEEPRYYREYLTNKSNGVPVITGSNLNKFYLGDEQPDVNEYVDIDTMESDLDDHTIDTNISESKLDVFQNKTRIAYRAAAPELTFAVDDPSDRVRYYNKRAYFILLNGGSNNTLGQFTAQGSINDPYYICGLLNSELLDFYYKAYYEHLSFRHAPAIECRTSHMTHLPIYVSNDDERDRVSGYSEDLHTAKRDIQAIRYDRATLMETFEERGDTVPFRTFVKSVVDSHDRYSLKSYNIEQDGTEVKLNRYYRVELEDEETASDLTDFLKEFGDEYVSGGQLRDLSLPSDLDEFREEQAGLTEDIEDLESTISNAEENLNSAVYELYGVEDHREEVEEYLESFLKVIK from the coding sequence ATGAGTGAACTTTCGGAATCTATCTCTGAACACTTACCTGACGATTTTGACGAAGTCGTTGAAGATCCCAACTTTGGTGAGGAAACCGCAGCCAAGAACTATGGCGTCCCGATCCTAAAGGAACTCGGGTTAGAGCATGCAGACTATGAAGAAATTATCGAGTCGGGTGATCGGCCAGACTTCGTCTGGAGCGACAAAGATGGTATCACTCGAATCGTTGGTGAGCTAAAGAAACCCTGGGACGAAGACCGGAGTGAGGACAACCCTCGATACAAAATCGAGCAGGCTATCGAAGAGGCCCGCATCTACAACGACCAACTCAAACTCAAATACATTCTGGCAACCGATGGACGGTACATCTTCTTCAGCAACGAATACGACTCTCCCGCTTCTGAACTCGAACTTGATCTCCTCGAGGTTTACCAGAACACCAACAGTGATAGTGTCGAACGTACTGCTGCACAACTCGAAACCCGCATCATGCAAACGTATAGTGGTGAATGGAACGATCACCCCAGTGAGCGTAATATCAGTAACGATGGGATCTTCCAAGAATTCATAAAGGCGTCGCGCGCGGCGCTCAATGAAGATTTGTTCCCTTCTATCCAACGGCGATTTACTGCCTACCAAAACCAGTACGAGGAATTCGAGGAAGAACTCGATGACATCGATGAGAAACGCGAGAAACTTAGAGAAGAATATCGCGACTACATCGACTGGGAACCCTACCGAGATACGATCGACACACTCGCAGAGGACTTACAGTTCGACTACGAAGACCATCTCGACGGAGCAGCTTCTTCAAGCAACCTCAACGAGGGAAAATGGATCGATAGAGCGGGTGAATTCCGTGAGGAACTCATCGGCTTCCGAAATGACGTCTCAGAACTAAAGTCGGAGTACGTACACTCCCGAGATTGGCACGACAAGTGGCAGGAATGGCTTGTATTGACCGGCAAGGACTACGAAAGCGCAAGTAAATCGGATAAAGAGGAGATTCGAGAGACGTTCCAACTCCAGACTCTCAACGTCCTCTACAACCGCTTACTCCTCATTCGCACCTTCGAAGACCTGGGTATAATCGGCCAGGTCATCTCTGATGGCTTCATCAAGTTCTTCGACGAGAAAGTGCAACTGCGGAACAACAAGTATACAGAACCACTCACGACAGCGTCTCGCCAAGCAGAGGAAGTTTACTCGCCGCTCTTCCGGCGAGACACACCGCATGACTGGTACCATTACGAAGAGGACGTTCTCAAGACCGTTCTTCGACGATTTGACAACTTCAACTTCCGGGATATCGACCGTGACATCTTCGGAGAGATGTACCAGCAGTGTTTGGACAGCGAGAAACGGAAACGCCTCGGTGCGTTCTACACACCGCCGCAGGCGGTCCACTTCTTGATGGACTACTCCGGTTTCACTACCCAAGAGTCCAACATTGCTCGAGCCGGGGACAAAGTGCTTGACCCGGCCTGCGGTAGTGGGACGTTCGTGTTGGAGGCGATGAGTAGGGTAATTGGGTCGCTGAAGGACAGTGGCTACGACTTTACTCGAGATGATGACTTCCTGGAAGCGATTGGAGTGATTAATGAGAAACTGCGTGGGTTCGACATTGACCCCTTTGCAGTTCAGCTCGCCCAAAGCAATCTCCTGATTCGGGTGCTTCAGGAACGATACAGTGGAAGTGGGGGTAATACTCATCTTGAAATGCCGTCGTTTAGCACCTATGAGACCGATTCCCTGCTTACGGTGAAGGAAACCGGGCAGGTAGACAAAGATCGGTTCTATCGAGCCAGAGAAAACGACCCAGAGAACCTGGACAACATCATCGAAGCGAAAGAAGACGACTACGAGTGGGTATTCGGGAATCCACCTTACGTACGCACGCACAACCAAGACCCGAGAGTTAGTGAGGAATATGATTCGCTCCACGATACCTTTGGTGACGAACAAAGCGACATCTTCCTAGCCTTCATCGAACAGGCCCTCGAATGGCTTGACGATGGGGGGCGACTAGCGTTCGTTATCTCGAACAAACTGCTTGTTACCGACGCGTCTGAAGATGCGATGCAGTTCATGCTGGACAACGCGACGATCGATTTCGTCGGTGACCTCACCCGCTGCAAAATCTTCGGGATAGACGTCAACGTCTTCCCGATCTTGATTGTCCTAACAAAGCGGAGTGGCGACGAGTACGAGCAGGAGCGCGAAGAAAACGAAACGCAGGTCGCGAAGATCTACCCGAAGGGAAGCAAGGAAACCAACGAGTGGGGGCACGCGCTTGATTACGTCGCATCAGAAATAATCGAGTGGCGTGACGAACCGTCGGATTACGATTTTGAGGATAACTTTGAAAGCGATGAGTACCCCGACGTTACGAACGAAGATACGTACGACACGTACACAGTAGCCCAAAACCGTTTCACTGAGAACTGGAGCGACTGGGCTGACGTGCTGAAGCTGAACTACCAGATCACGGACGACCTGTGGGATGTAGTTCAGGAAATGGAGGACACAGACGACTGTGTTCCTCTCAAGAATATTTGCCCGACACTGGAGGATGGCGGCGGTCGGGGTGGCCCGCCAAGTCGCGGTGAAGAACCACGCTATTACCGTGAGTACCTGACCAACAAAAGCAATGGCGTCCCCGTAATCACCGGATCGAACTTGAACAAGTTCTACCTCGGTGACGAACAGCCGGACGTCAACGAGTACGTCGATATCGATACGATGGAATCAGACTTAGACGACCATACTATCGATACAAACATCTCGGAATCCAAACTCGACGTATTCCAGAACAAGACGAGAATCGCGTACCGTGCTGCTGCGCCGGAACTCACGTTCGCTGTCGATGATCCGTCCGATAGGGTTCGGTACTACAACAAGCGTGCGTACTTCATCCTCCTCAACGGGGGGTCGAACAACACGCTTGGGCAGTTCACTGCACAGGGCTCAATCAACGACCCGTACTACATTTGTGGGCTACTGAACAGTGAGCTTCTGGATTTCTACTACAAGGCCTACTACGAGCATCTGTCCTTCCGGCACGCACCCGCGATTGAATGCCGAACATCCCATATGACTCATCTGCCGATTTACGTCTCTAACGACGATGAGCGTGATCGGGTTAGTGGGTACTCAGAGGATCTACACACGGCAAAGCGTGACATTCAGGCTATTCGATACGACCGGGCCACGCTGATGGAAACCTTTGAGGAGCGGGGGGACACGGTGCCATTCCGGACGTTTGTTAAATCAGTCGTAGACAGTCATGACCGGTACAGCCTCAAGTCCTACAATATTGAGCAGGACGGTACCGAGGTCAAACTGAATCGGTACTATCGGGTTGAGCTAGAAGATGAGGAAACTGCGAGCGATCTCACAGACTTCCTAAAGGAATTCGGTGATGAGTATGTCTCTGGTGGACAGTTGCGGGATCTGTCGTTGCCATCGGATCTCGACGAGTTCCGTGAGGAACAGGCAGGTCTCACAGAAGATATCGAGGATTTGGAGTCTACAATCAGCAATGCAGAAGAGAACCTGAATAGTGCTGTGTACGAATTGTATGGTGTAGAAGATCACCGCGAGGAGGTTGAAGAGTACTTGGAGAGTTTCTTGAAGGTTATCAAGTAA
- a CDS encoding AAA family ATPase: MSERKRLVVVCGLPGTGKTTVASDLTERLEADLVRTDVVRKDRFPNPEYTETETQTTYEATLARASRALERDGVAVVDGTFRREPLRERARAVADDADARFELVRVECDTSVVRTRIAEREGDESDADFAVYELLESEFEPPAEPHHRVDNSGSLAETRRQLAAICETLGARVS; this comes from the coding sequence ATGTCCGAACGGAAGCGTCTCGTCGTCGTCTGCGGGCTCCCCGGCACCGGAAAAACGACCGTCGCGTCAGACCTCACGGAGCGACTTGAGGCGGACCTCGTCCGCACCGACGTCGTGCGCAAGGATCGGTTCCCCAACCCGGAATACACCGAGACGGAGACGCAGACGACCTACGAGGCGACGCTCGCCCGCGCGTCCAGGGCGCTCGAGCGCGACGGCGTCGCCGTCGTCGATGGGACCTTCCGCCGGGAACCTCTCCGCGAACGGGCGCGAGCGGTCGCCGACGACGCCGACGCCCGGTTCGAACTCGTTCGCGTCGAGTGTGACACGTCCGTCGTTCGCACGCGTATCGCGGAACGCGAGGGTGACGAGAGCGACGCCGACTTCGCCGTTTACGAGCTCCTGGAGTCGGAGTTCGAGCCACCAGCGGAACCTCACCACCGGGTAGACAATTCCGGCTCGCTGGCGGAGACCCGTCGCCAGCTGGCCGCGATCTGTGAGACGCTCGGGGCGCGAGTCTCCTGA
- the trmY gene encoding tRNA (pseudouridine(54)-N(1))-methyltransferase TrmY, which translates to MRQFVLIAHDVPTDADFSLDDLAGGAGRLDALCRSITAAFVTSHGIRTDVRVHLVVQDTYTITFDGSDLRNLNPDERSTAALVRTALDHREGAIGALPAEPSPGVELYRRGFAETLDAVAGDGPVIQLHEDGDPVVDADLQSLADPTFVLSDHHDFTEEEADLLAEAADQRLRLGPTLLHADQAITVVHHYLDTEGYERI; encoded by the coding sequence ATGCGCCAGTTCGTCCTCATCGCCCACGACGTCCCCACCGACGCCGACTTCTCGCTCGACGACCTCGCCGGCGGCGCCGGCCGACTCGATGCCCTCTGTCGATCGATTACCGCCGCGTTCGTCACCTCACACGGCATCCGCACCGACGTCCGGGTCCACCTCGTCGTCCAGGACACCTACACGATCACCTTCGACGGGAGTGACCTCCGGAACCTCAACCCCGACGAGCGAAGTACGGCTGCGCTGGTCCGGACTGCCCTCGACCACCGCGAGGGGGCCATCGGTGCGCTGCCCGCCGAGCCGAGCCCCGGGGTCGAACTCTACCGACGCGGGTTCGCCGAGACGCTCGACGCAGTCGCCGGGGACGGCCCGGTGATTCAACTCCACGAGGACGGTGATCCTGTCGTTGACGCCGATCTACAATCGCTCGCCGACCCCACATTCGTCCTCTCGGATCATCACGATTTCACCGAGGAGGAGGCCGACCTGCTGGCCGAGGCGGCCGACCAACGACTCCGACTCGGACCGACGCTGCTCCACGCCGACCAGGCGATCACCGTCGTGCACCACTACCTCGACACCGAGGGCTACGAGCGGATCTGA
- a CDS encoding homoserine kinase, translating to MRTVRAPATSANLGSGYDVFGLALETPADVVRAERAEETSISVTGVGSTYIPEDPKSNTVGAVAEALGVTAHIHIDKGVRPSSGLGSSAASAAGAALALNALYDLGHSRTDLVSAAAEGEALVSGEAHADNVAPSLLGGFTVVTEDGITQVDASLSLVACLPETVVSTRDAREVVPSSTSRAAVTETVGNAATLAVGMTRNDPDLVGQGMDDPVVTPARAALIDGYDDVRAAALEAGATGVTVSGAGPSLLAVCRTGNQRAVADAMLETFDDAGVESRAYQTRVGQGAMLYD from the coding sequence ATGCGAACCGTGCGAGCGCCCGCGACGAGCGCGAATCTCGGCAGTGGCTACGACGTATTCGGCCTCGCACTCGAGACGCCCGCGGACGTCGTGCGCGCCGAGCGCGCTGAGGAGACCTCGATTTCGGTGACAGGCGTCGGTAGCACCTACATCCCGGAAGATCCGAAGTCGAACACCGTCGGGGCGGTCGCGGAGGCGCTCGGGGTGACCGCCCACATCCACATCGACAAGGGCGTCCGTCCGTCGTCGGGGCTCGGCTCCTCGGCCGCGAGTGCCGCCGGTGCCGCCCTCGCGCTGAACGCCCTTTACGACCTCGGACACAGTCGAACGGACCTCGTCTCGGCGGCCGCCGAGGGCGAGGCGCTGGTCTCCGGAGAGGCTCACGCCGACAACGTCGCGCCGTCGTTGCTGGGCGGGTTCACCGTCGTCACCGAAGACGGCATTACGCAGGTCGACGCCTCTCTCTCGCTGGTCGCCTGCCTCCCCGAAACCGTGGTTTCGACGCGCGACGCCCGCGAGGTCGTCCCCTCGTCGACGTCACGAGCGGCCGTCACCGAAACCGTGGGAAACGCGGCGACGCTCGCGGTGGGAATGACGCGAAACGATCCCGACCTCGTCGGGCAGGGGATGGACGACCCGGTCGTTACACCCGCTCGAGCGGCCCTGATCGACGGCTACGACGACGTCAGGGCGGCGGCCCTGGAAGCCGGCGCGACGGGCGTAACGGTCAGCGGCGCCGGCCCGTCCCTGTTGGCGGTCTGTCGGACCGGCAACCAGCGGGCGGTGGCCGACGCGATGCTCGAGACGTTCGACGACGCGGGCGTCGAGAGTCGCGCCTACCAGACCCGGGTAGGGCAGGGTGCGATGCTCTACGACTGA
- a CDS encoding MFS transporter → MLSIVGRFLSLFRVDRRVLALAFARMADGVGNSFLIIVIPLYVGSDLIAGNAFGLEEAVVIGTILSLYGFLSSSAQPFTGRYSDRTGKRKAFILVGLAGLAVTNLAYVFADTYTHLFLIRGLQGVSVAFIVPTSIALVNELATTRDRGGNMGVYNTFRLIGFGAGPVAAGAVVSAGPYALSIPGTSDPGVAINGFDAAFYVATVTAAVSYLLVTVLVSDPESTVADAGSDLSIDVFDRSGRHLLDPVFTLGVATLFLAGSIALFATLQPQINARLEQGSTWFGLQFAGFVIAQIILQTPIGRASDRFGRRPFIVAGMVLLIPTTIVQGYVFTPETMLLARLAQGVAGAMVFAPSLALAGDLAGAGESGTKLSVLTMAFGFGIALGPFASGTLVGYGFRVPFLFGGAIAAVGAVLVITQVEETLEVDRADDQSERGEPADG, encoded by the coding sequence ATGCTGTCGATCGTCGGTCGCTTCCTCTCGCTCTTTCGCGTGGACCGGCGCGTGCTGGCGCTCGCGTTCGCCCGGATGGCCGACGGCGTCGGCAACTCGTTTCTAATCATCGTCATCCCGCTGTACGTCGGCAGCGACCTGATCGCCGGAAACGCGTTCGGCCTCGAAGAGGCCGTCGTCATCGGCACGATCCTCTCGCTGTACGGCTTTCTCAGCAGCAGCGCCCAGCCGTTCACCGGGCGGTACTCCGACCGAACGGGCAAGCGAAAGGCGTTCATCCTGGTCGGCCTCGCCGGGTTGGCCGTGACCAACCTGGCGTACGTCTTCGCCGACACCTACACGCACCTGTTCCTGATTCGCGGCCTGCAGGGTGTGAGCGTCGCCTTCATCGTCCCGACGTCGATCGCGCTCGTGAACGAACTCGCGACCACGCGGGATCGAGGCGGCAACATGGGCGTCTACAACACCTTTCGGCTGATCGGTTTCGGCGCCGGTCCGGTCGCTGCCGGGGCGGTCGTCAGTGCGGGACCGTACGCGCTGTCGATCCCCGGGACGAGCGACCCCGGAGTTGCCATCAACGGGTTCGACGCAGCCTTCTACGTCGCGACGGTCACCGCGGCGGTGAGCTACCTGCTGGTCACCGTCCTGGTCTCCGATCCCGAGTCGACGGTGGCGGACGCAGGGTCGGATCTCTCCATCGACGTGTTCGATCGGTCGGGTCGTCACCTCCTGGACCCGGTCTTCACCCTCGGGGTTGCGACGCTCTTTCTCGCGGGCTCGATCGCTCTGTTCGCGACACTCCAGCCCCAGATCAACGCTCGTCTCGAGCAGGGATCGACCTGGTTCGGGCTCCAGTTCGCCGGCTTCGTGATCGCGCAGATCATCCTCCAGACGCCGATCGGTCGGGCGAGCGACCGGTTCGGGCGACGACCGTTCATCGTCGCCGGGATGGTCCTGTTGATCCCGACGACGATTGTGCAGGGGTACGTGTTCACCCCCGAGACGATGTTGCTCGCCCGCCTGGCCCAGGGCGTCGCCGGTGCGATGGTGTTCGCCCCCTCGCTCGCGCTGGCCGGCGACCTCGCGGGCGCGGGCGAGTCCGGGACGAAACTGTCGGTGCTGACGATGGCCTTCGGGTTCGGCATCGCCCTCGGCCCCTTCGCCTCCGGGACGCTCGTCGGCTACGGCTTTCGAGTGCCGTTTCTCTTCGGCGGCGCAATCGCTGCGGTCGGCGCGGTACTCGTCATAACGCAGGTCGAGGAGACGCTCGAGGTCGACCGAGCCGACGACCAGAGCGAACGTGGTGAACCGGCTGACGGGTAG
- a CDS encoding DUF1684 domain-containing protein codes for MTTDDPDSDPNPDPGSSSDRGAATDVDREEYRRALEEKRAEKDQFFADHPQSPIPPEDREDFDGLGYFEPDLEYRVKATVDLEEDPEADPVAMETTAGREVRYLRVATLTFDLDRGDPDLAGGRYELAAYSQDGRIDELFVPFRDKTTGQQSYRGGRYMELDVDGDLEDGQALVVDFNLAYSPFCAFSETFDCPLPPEENWLDVAIPAGEKTY; via the coding sequence ATGACGACCGACGACCCTGACTCTGACCCTAACCCTGATCCTGGCTCCTCGAGCGACCGCGGAGCCGCCACCGACGTCGACCGCGAGGAGTACCGCCGGGCACTCGAGGAAAAACGCGCGGAGAAGGACCAATTCTTCGCCGATCACCCCCAGTCGCCGATCCCACCCGAGGACCGCGAGGACTTCGACGGCCTTGGGTACTTCGAACCGGACCTCGAGTACCGGGTGAAAGCGACGGTCGACCTGGAGGAAGACCCCGAGGCCGACCCCGTCGCGATGGAGACGACCGCTGGACGCGAAGTGCGCTACCTCCGGGTCGCAACCCTCACGTTCGACCTCGATCGGGGGGATCCGGACCTCGCGGGGGGAAGGTACGAACTCGCGGCCTATAGTCAGGACGGGCGCATCGACGAACTGTTCGTCCCGTTCCGGGACAAGACGACGGGCCAGCAGAGTTACCGCGGCGGCCGGTACATGGAACTCGACGTCGACGGCGACCTCGAGGACGGACAGGCCCTCGTCGTCGACTTCAACCTCGCGTACTCGCCGTTCTGTGCGTTCAGCGAGACGTTCGACTGTCCGCTTCCGCCCGAGGAGAACTGGCTCGATGTGGCGATTCCGGCGGGTGAGAAGACGTACTGA
- a CDS encoding class I SAM-dependent methyltransferase produces the protein MSVREEFDEWATDGRDKGMETRHWHTAKHALARMPVEAGDTVLDLGCGSGYAGRALQETNDAGAVYGLDGAPEMARNAASYTDDSRVGYVVGDFGFLPFADDSVDHVWTMEAFYYAADPHEALAEVARVLRPGGTFYCAVNYYEENVHSHGWQDTISVEMTRWSRDQYREAFQEAGLYVAEQDSIPDRETEIPDESAFPTDDWETREDMVERYREYGTLLTVGVAP, from the coding sequence ATGAGCGTTCGCGAGGAATTCGACGAGTGGGCGACCGACGGTCGAGACAAGGGTATGGAGACACGCCATTGGCACACGGCGAAGCACGCGCTTGCGCGGATGCCGGTCGAAGCAGGCGACACCGTTCTCGACCTGGGATGTGGCAGCGGCTACGCCGGACGCGCCCTCCAGGAGACGAACGATGCCGGAGCGGTTTACGGTCTGGACGGCGCACCCGAGATGGCCCGCAATGCCGCGAGCTACACCGACGATTCGCGCGTCGGCTACGTCGTCGGCGACTTCGGATTCCTCCCGTTCGCCGACGATAGCGTCGACCACGTCTGGACGATGGAGGCGTTCTACTACGCCGCCGACCCTCACGAGGCGCTCGCGGAGGTCGCTCGCGTGCTTCGCCCGGGCGGGACCTTCTACTGCGCCGTGAACTACTACGAGGAGAACGTCCACTCACACGGCTGGCAGGACACCATCTCGGTGGAGATGACCCGCTGGAGTCGCGACCAGTACCGGGAGGCCTTCCAGGAGGCGGGGCTGTACGTCGCCGAACAGGACTCGATTCCGGATCGCGAGACCGAGATTCCGGACGAGAGCGCTTTCCCTACCGACGACTGGGAGACGCGCGAGGACATGGTCGAACGGTACCGGGAGTACGGGACGCTCTTGACGGTGGGCGTCGCGCCCTGA
- a CDS encoding extracellular solute-binding protein, whose amino-acid sequence MATHDRDDSLDTDRRRLLAGSGLAVTGLAGLAGCLGGGDDGNGDGSDGNGSDGNGSDGNSDGNDGNGDESNSSNPDGEPVTAEGTSWDDLPDLEGSLTIYSGRKESQIDPVLRDIEDYYDDLTVEIRYDDNETHLSTILEEGENSPADIFYTQDSGTLGALANEGRTTSLPDDIIDTVPDAWRDPDGTWTGVSGRVRCIAYNTDTWSPSDLPTDIFAYPDDERFQDEMGWRVDSGSFLAWVRALMIEHGEETTREYLTDMEDAGVTGYEGGSTTPEAITTGEVTVGFVNHYYVGRLMSDQPDAPINVTYTDGDLGSLFNVSGTAVLDSSDEQTLATNFIRHLLGDEGQQFFVETNKEYAVIPGVDYVHDQVPPLDEINYPDFDLNQLADIEPAVDLLREVGIR is encoded by the coding sequence ATGGCAACGCACGACCGCGACGACTCGCTGGATACCGACCGCCGTCGACTCCTCGCTGGTTCCGGCCTCGCCGTCACCGGGCTTGCCGGGCTGGCCGGCTGCCTCGGCGGAGGGGACGATGGTAACGGTGACGGAAGCGACGGCAACGGAAGCGACGGCAACGGAAGCGACGGTAACAGTGATGGAAACGACGGCAACGGTGACGAAAGCAACTCCTCCAACCCCGATGGCGAACCAGTCACCGCCGAGGGAACGTCCTGGGACGACCTCCCCGACCTCGAGGGCTCGCTCACCATTTACTCCGGCCGAAAGGAATCGCAGATCGATCCCGTGCTCCGGGACATCGAAGACTACTACGACGACCTCACCGTCGAAATCCGTTACGACGACAACGAGACTCACCTGAGCACCATTCTCGAGGAAGGCGAGAACAGCCCGGCCGACATCTTCTACACCCAGGATTCCGGTACGCTGGGCGCGCTCGCGAACGAGGGACGAACGACGTCACTGCCGGACGACATCATCGACACCGTTCCCGACGCGTGGCGCGACCCGGACGGCACCTGGACCGGCGTCTCTGGACGCGTTCGCTGTATCGCCTACAATACGGACACGTGGAGCCCCAGCGACCTGCCGACGGACATCTTCGCGTACCCCGACGACGAGCGGTTCCAGGACGAGATGGGGTGGCGCGTCGACTCCGGATCGTTCCTCGCGTGGGTCCGCGCGCTCATGATCGAACATGGCGAGGAGACCACCCGCGAGTACCTCACGGACATGGAGGACGCGGGCGTCACCGGCTACGAGGGCGGATCGACGACTCCTGAGGCGATCACCACCGGCGAGGTTACCGTCGGCTTCGTCAACCACTACTATGTCGGCCGGCTGATGAGCGACCAGCCTGACGCCCCGATCAACGTCACCTACACCGACGGCGACCTCGGGTCGCTGTTCAACGTCTCCGGGACTGCCGTCCTCGACAGCAGCGACGAACAGACCCTCGCCACGAACTTCATCCGCCACCTCCTGGGCGACGAGGGCCAGCAATTCTTCGTCGAGACGAACAAGGAGTACGCCGTCATCCCCGGCGTCGACTACGTCCACGATCAAGTACCGCCGCTCGACGAGATCAACTACCCCGACTTCGACCTGAACCAGCTCGCCGACATCGAGCCCGCCGTCGACCTCCTCCGCGAGGTCGGCATCCGGTAA